In Harpia harpyja isolate bHarHar1 chromosome W, bHarHar1 primary haplotype, whole genome shotgun sequence, the sequence TTTCAACCAGTTTCAAAACAGTTATTAAAAGAGAACTTTTGGTATTTAggtaatatataaaaatacctcCTATCTAAGGACTGTTGCAGAGTATACATGGAAAAAATAACCATGCTGTtgccttgcattttaaaaagtgccTTTATACCGTGTGCTTAACAATCAGAACCTCAGAGACACCACAGACAGCTGGAATCTCATTACTGACATAAGTGATATAAAAATAGGAATCTAATTTTAGAATTTGgcaagaacagctttttttttttttaaaccacaataCTTTTCATCTTCCtggctgaaatattttcagtggaagCCAAAGAAGATTAGAAAGAAGAGTGCTTtgagtatttattaaaaaaaaaaaaaaaaaaaatccaacttcaGAGGTCTCAACAAGCAAGGGGGTATCAGTATCCTTGTCTTTAAAAGTACATACCTGCAAATtatttaatcaatttttaaatCTATTTCACCCCCACAGGGCATACAATTTTTTCCTCAATGTTCTCGATATGTTTATGGGTTGGCAGCTCTGAAAAAGcacttttaatcagaaaaaaacaaatgggaagataagaacagaaaaagaatgagttAATAATATGACAAAAAAGGATAACAGTTCTGTGTTCTGAATGCTCTTCAGTTCCTTGTCCTTACTATAGTTTGTGTTCAGCTAGCAACACTACTGCATTTAGTATCAACATGTTTCACTAAAATAATCTTATTCCTATCTCTGAATGGGTAATAAGActaagaattaaaacaaaacaacaaaaaaaaaaacccaaaacacaccacacaaacaaaaaccaaccaaccaaaaaaaccaaccaaacaaacaaaaacaactagTCCAGAAAGTTAGTATCTATACTTAAGTGGAGACATTCCTGGTTTGAATTAGGGGCTGAGGGGGCAAAACTGCTACTACCCATTAGCACTGGCCATAGTGGCACAGACATCTCAGACAGGGCCTACTGTCCTTACCCTCCTTCCCAATCAGCAAATCCTTAACTAATCCGTAACATTACCCAACATACGCTCTGTAccgatttcttttaaaatgaagcaaaaattaaATGGGGGTAACATACACATACAGGGTTAAATAGAAAGTGGAATTAAATGCATTAACTTATCCATCTGGTCACCTAAGCTTGAATATCTGACATCACAGTTAAGAATTCAGCAGATAGCCTCATGACCttgcaaaattaaattctgaatgtAGGTGATAATCTTTAGGATTGATGTGTATTGGCAGATATTTAGACAGAATTACATACAGTAAATCAGTActtcataaattaaaaacaaatagaaaaccccaaaacctaagTAGCTAACAATAAGCCCTGTAAGGCCTGGCAATTTTCACTGGATTTACACATATTAGATAGTGATATGCTTTCTATTCTGGGGTGTTTTCCATTCAAAACTTTGCTAACAATAGCAGCACACACTACCATAATTTTTTAGTTCTATTTCTGGACTAATAATCTCTAAGTAACTAACTTTAAACAGGATATTATACAGTTATAAAGACAAATTCAAATCGCAAACACTAAAGAGCAGTACAGATTCCAGAGTATAAAACAGTAATCTAAAAATCCCTTTCTCTGTGACCTATAGAAAGATGACTTTTTTATTACTTGAAGTATAATGCTTTTTATGGCTTGAAGTATAATGTGGACCGTTTCTAGCGTGGTATGATTTGAGTACACGAACTTACAGAGTAGTAGAGAAGcatataaaaaataagaaatacaaaatcaaaCTACTTGTTCTCACAACTGACAACTTGGGTGGCATGTAGTTTAATCattacaaatcagaaaaaaaaaaatcagccaacgTAATAGAAGTTTACTGCTGCACATTTGCAAGAGAAACAAATAGGATTTCCTTATGCTCAGATTTTCATACAATATAGGTATGCCATGGGATAAACAGGtgaaagttatttcaaaataagaGTTTGAAAGTGGCAGTATACAAACAGCACTACTTTCAATATCTCTTTGTTTAAAAGCATCCCAATATTTTCCCCAAGAATGGCTAAGCTTGTTGGCTCCACGCTGTACACTAAGAGAAAACCTGAAACAGCCAAAAagtaaggattattttttttttttaatatatacactcTTTTATACTCTCAAGACATTCTTCATCACCTtagttcacagaagaaaaatactccaacatcaaatttaaaaaacccctcctaaataatttttttccttgacttaATTTGGCTTTTAAATATCTCTATCACCAACAAAAGCCTAAATCAACTTGGCAAGAAACACATTTACTGCCCATCACTGAAATGAAACATCAAGTCAACAATATCTAATATGCTAGAATACTAAACTATATTCTACTCAACACAAATTAATTTCACTTAGACATCTGCAGGGCTAATATGCCATAATAAATTCTACTATTAATCAACAGTAAAGTGTTGAATTATATTAAATACCTGAATCTCACTCTCCTTTATTAAATTCTTTTATAGATTTCTTATCAAGTCAAAAGAGCCCTTTCTGTTGTAAAAGTTAAGCTATTAtgcaaatattataaaaatagttacGTTTAATTAGAAGCTATATATACACAACagaactgctttttctttaagtACAGCTGACAGAtaagagagatggaaaaaacatgcatttataaagatatttaaaacaaagaagagaAGACACTGCTATAGAATTTCTATTACTCTGGCATACAGCCATTTACTATGTTATAATGATATTGATGATGCCTATATTTCTGGACTGATAAGCATCGCACCACCAACATGCTTTAGTTTCTTTTGTAGCTAAAGAAGTTGATTTGTAAATTGAAACTATAGCATGCATTTCATCTATTTCTCATTAGAGTGTATCATTGAGTTTGAGGTTCAACTTTAAACAAACTTTACATCTAGTCACGTAACCAACACAAGCAAGACATTAGTGCAAAAGGAAAGCTGTCAGTTGTATATGATGAGGACTCTTCCCCCAACTGCATGATGTGAGAACGATTATCAGATTAAAAATTCAAGTAGATTACCATGAGAACAAGAGAGATTTTCTTCTCCCAAATTTAGCACAGATTTCCAAAGGATCAAGAGGAAAGCAACCCTCAGTTACAGCTAGAATAAAAAAGTTAAACCCCAGTTCAGAAAGGTGATATGTAGCTCCAAAATTTGTCATGCTATGAAGGCAGCATTCTCAAAAAGAGCTCCAAACAAAACTGCAAATCAAAATGGGCATTTAAGTTGAAATTGGCCAACTGCTGCATAGAAATATGTTCACACACAACAGTCACATTTAAGTCAGTGCATAGAGAAGATAAAAAGCACTTATGGTAGTTGCAAATGTTAACAAGTCTATACAACTCGCACAGTTTAACAAGTCCATAGAAAAAGAATAGGAGTAGAAATActcaagcaaaaccaaagaaagatgACCCTCCAACCATATAAAATCCACACAGTTGTAGTAAAAAGACATCAGTGGAAAATATTCAACTCAGTCCTAAACACCCAACAGGCAAATAAGACCAGGATAGACAAGCCTTTGGCAAACAATTTTAAGAGTCTAAATacagcactgcatttttaaataatccACAAAATATAATAATATGACATATTCAAATATTGGTTAACCAACTCTGCAGATGCGATGCTAACAACATTTTAGCCAATGAGAGCAAGATAGAGCAAACTAAGGGAATACTGGTATATCACAATAGTGCTCAATAAAAAAACATTGTCACCAAGTCATGCTTCAACAGCAGCACTCTGGGACTGCACACTATTATCTATGGAGCAAAACAAATTTCTCTAGTTTTTCAGGAATGTGCCCTGCATAGCATATGTTATGATTCACTATAACACGAGCAGCAAGACACTGCAACGTAGTATGATTTATAGGCTGGATTAagttttttgctattttcttttcatCCAGCAAATCACTAGCAGTTTGTTTATGCGAGTTTGTGGCATCAAAGTGTGAACCTGACTTGATAAGAAAATTCATTATGCCTGGATGGTTGTTCAGTGCAGCAATATGTAAAGGACTATTGTTATCAGAGTCTCTGACATTTATATTAGCACCACATTCCACCAGGATAGCAGTAACTTGTAGAGAGGGGAATTTACAAATTGGGTAGCGACCCACACATGTAGTATTCTTGTCAACAGCAAGGTGAAGCGGACTGAAGTTATTCTTCCCTCTAGGCTGAAGCTTAAGAAACTTGTAAATAGTCTGTTTCTTAAAATGCTCCTGTTCTGAGCTGCAAGGTACTTTTTCCATCaagcaaattaaatgcaaaatgattGAAAGGGCTTTGTTCAGCTGTATTGGATCAGGAGGGCACTGGATTTGTTTCATGGCCCGCTCTATTTCAAGAACACTTTTGCACAGTATACCCATGAGATCATCAAATGTAACAGTAGTGCCTAGCAGGCCTTTTGCCCTGTCCTGCAGCATGAAGGAGAAGAGTTCAGCAAATGATAGTAAACTGCTGGCTGTCATAGGGCTCAGCGGATCTAGATTGCTCTGCTGCATGTCCAAAGCATATTTCCATAAGTTGATGCATCGCTTAAAGTTTCCAGAGTCTGCACAGACAGCACCTCTATATCTAATATAGTAGGATGTATCTGGGTGAGAAGGACCAAGAATACGTTCTCTAATTAATAGTGCTTGCATTCTCATCTCATCAGGATCTGCAATAAGATTTTCTAGCTCTTCTGAGCTGTTTACCTCTTTAGCATAATCATAGGCCATAATTAGTGTTTGTGACACAGGTTTGTTCAGGATACTAGTCCTATCACTGTATCTCATTTCCATAGCTTGCTTCCAGTATTTCAAAGCACCAAGCAGATCTCTCTTTTTGTCCACAAATGTTGCTCCTAGAAGTTCCAGAGCATTTATACATTCTATCTTACTGGTCTGTTCATGTTGGGTCAGAAAGTCCACAATATTTGTGTGGCCTGTCACACTGGCTGACAGAAGGGGAGTCATTCCATAGCCATCCTTTTCCATCTTAGCACAATACTTGAGAAGCATCTTCATGATCTCTAAACTTCCAGATTCTGCACAGTCATGTAATGCAGTATTTCctagcaaaagaagaaaaacaattacatAAATCATAAATTATAGTCCAAATATCACCACactaatagttaaaaaaaataaaaataaaatctgttttgacaTCTATAGACTATGAAAAGCTTAAACAACAAGTTAAAACATTCAAGACCTGATTAAAACATCAAAGCTACCAGACAGTTATACAAATCAAAATGCTTGACATTATTACCCAAAagaattaaacagattttaaggACACTTATGTCTCATTATTCAAAACTTAAACCAGAATTCTCTACTACATGAGCAATTTTGTATCTGCTTTCAAGTATAAAACAGAAACCTAAGCTTGCCATCTTAAGCGGTtatattttcccttcttcccttgtCAAATTTCTTTCCTCCCTATCTCCATCcatgataaaaaaaaacaaaccaagatcTGTATAAAAATTAAAGCTGTGCTAACTCAACATTGGCCTCGTTCACCTCTACACTGtacctcttcctctctctttcatcCAAAGCCTTTGATTAAAGCGTTCCAAGGTAATAATCATACACAAAGGCAAATACAACTCATCGCAACAGGCCCTTCATCTCAGCTGGGGCCTTGGAGACTTCCAGAATATTCTGAGGGACCTGCTTATTTTGTCAAGcctatgtatacacacagacaaACTATTCTTAGTACTTTTAGGTCTTTATCCTGAAGTCCCACATTAACCCCTCTGCTCAGgattcccaaaagaaaaaaaaaaagccacccaaaaAAACACACCCACAAAATCCATAATGCCTTCAACACACAACATGCAGCCATTTGTCTTAAGTCTTATCATTTACATTAAGATTATTTCTCATTAAGAGAATGTGCAATGTCACACTAAAGGCATTCAGGTAACGCTCGCACTACATGGTGAAGTTTCCAGCAAGCACTAGTGCCACCTGACTGAAAAACATATTTGcagcaaattaaaatgaaaacattggaCGCCGCAGTTAAATACTTAACTACTATGCTTCAAGTAGAAGAAAGTTTTGCTTAAGAACATATATGAGTACTTCATTGGGGGAGACAGGAAGATGGACGACCaataactccccccccccaacataaTAAAGCCTCTGGTTGATTGCTTTTAAAACTACACAATTTAAACCTAGCTTCTTTTTCATATATACTACAGATTCAGGCATACCAACTTTTCAGTCTCCCACTACATTAACATGAAAATAATTAACAGCACACCCATGTAAGAATCCCACCCCCCAATTAAAATGTCTTACACCACTAGTCTTGCAAATTCTGGTTTACTGGCCATCAGATGATCAGTATCTTGATATAGAGAacaaactgcttattgcttaatgattgtctctctgtaactttacataccaaggactggtgtttgtcaaggattaagcctgtcagagactggtacttgggagtgatgagcaagaagaagccatgagcaatcacaaaacttaattaaatgtttgatgaatttacgatcttgttgagaaggcacaagcagaggccttgcttgaatagatagggctggaaaagataacaactcctgcctttgttctcgtccttgcagataatttagcttaaactagccatatggttttacatcactaatgaaaacttagatagtaagagcactaacaagcattgatgtatcaaaacatgtaaaggaccatactgcgcagaatcacctaaggagggtcaagtagcagacaagtgatGAAGACTATGGatgaccaccagaggactcccgaagaccaccagagaccttcaatgtgcctgcataaaggacatttgcatatgctaatagtttcccggaaaactaaagaatatgtataacatttcttggaaatctagtgaatatgtatgtagaacatgtacttaacctgcacaattaggcccgacggtgtgcacgataggtggagcgatcccccgtgcatccagcgctgccaataaagaatacctacttaatagttaatcaaactattgtgttagtttctttgaattaATCTGTTACACCATCAGCAAGTTTCCACATTCTCAAATGAGACCTCCTTTTCCAAGGATTCCGTACATTCATAGTCATCTgatttggctttttaaaagttcagagaGAAAGTTTCCTAAAACTTcctcatttgcatttttggcaggCTTTTTTCTATGCCAACAAGACACTGATTTGCAGTGGGCTTTGCTGTTGTATTTCTAGATTTATAACAGAACTGAAGTAAGTAGGGAAACAAAGCAGTAGTCTTGAAATCTTCAGCTGATGTTTGGGAAAAGTGCATTTTTGTAGGTATACAGCCTCCTGATCTCAACGGTTTAGATTTACCTTCATACATTTTCTtaatgtgcccccccccccagctctgatATCTAGAATGTGCAGTTCACTCTAATATAAAGAGTGTTTAGTCAGTAAAACTCAAATCAGTCCCTAAAGCATGCCTGAGATTTGTCGTAAAAGCTGAATGCTACatcaaaataaactgaaaataagatGGAGATAAAGGCTTTCCATTAACAAATTCTTTCTGCCCAGAATGTATTGTTCATGCTGTCTTAAATAGGttaaattcaaatgcaaaaatatttgaagttggTACATGTATATATCTAtctacaagaaaaacaaaaaaaagactcatatttgttaaatacatttcagaaatagaaattttGTTCCTTGTTCTCATTCCAATTATAAGAATCTGAATTAAGTTTATACAAATAATCTTGGTATCTTCTAGCTTTTGACTTCACAGcattcttatttcctttttaatgagAAACTTGGTAAGGGGATATGAAGTCAAAGTttgataaaaaaaacaaaacaaaattcagaaatatcTGGTGAAACCATGACGACTGTCCTATAAATTCAATACCTACTTGTCACCAGCAGAACCAGATGCTTTAGACCCACAATGCAAACCTCTTATCCTATCTTGAGTTAGATTATCAAGTAGTAGCTTACTTTTATCTTCTGTAGATAAACCACTAGGATGAGAACAAGCGTATCCAAGAGTTTTACGAGTTTTAGTATACAGCAGAAGGATGTATAAACTCAAGGTCTATTTAGATGAAAGTGTTCTAATGGGCACAGAACATtttgcctcttttcccctgctaaTATTCCAACAATCCTCTCTTCACTTTCTCTTCCTGAAACTTTACATGTAAATtaatctgctgcttcttccttaaACTTGCTTGTGGACCATCAGAGGAAGAATTGACAGCACATTTCAAAACTTGCTTATCGCTCTCAATTCCAGTAACCAGAAAGACAGTAGTAAGGAGGAACAGTAGTTATTCAAGACAAACCGAGTCTCAATCTAAGCACACTGGATAATAAGAATTTAGCTACCACACTAATCAAATTCATACCAAAGGGGTgcaaaaagctattttcaaaagATTATGACTAAAGGTTAACAGGTTTTTACAATTACAGTAGAACAGAAACTGTGGTCACATTTTGTCCCCTCAAACAATTTTTTAAGTGCAagtttcaaacattaaaaaaaaaaatccaacccacaAAACATTAGATTTTTTATTAACATACAGTGAGCTTAacttgctgtcatggtttaaccccaaccagcaactaagcaccatgcagtcactcactcactccccccacccagtgggatgggggagaaaatcagaaggaaaaaggtaaaactcgtgggttgagataagaacagtttaatagaacagaaaggaagaaactaataatgataataacaatagtaaaatgacaaaaataataataaaaggattggaatataaaaaacaagtgatgcacaatacaattgctcaccactcgctaactgatgcccagttagttcctgagcagcgatccgcccccatccccactccccccagtttatatactagacatgacatcacatggtatggaataccctgttggccactttgggtcagctgccctggctgtgtcccctcccaacttcttgtgcacccccagccttcttgctggctgggcatgagaagctgaaaaatccttgactttagactaaacactacttggcaacaactgaaaacatcggtgttatcaacattcttctcatactgaatccaagacataacactataccagctactagaaagaaaattaactctgtcccagccaaaaccaagacactTGCCAAATGTTCTTTTTCCAATACATTTCTGAATAGTGACCAACTATTTTACTATCACTTACAAAAAAAGTAAGTTGAGGAAGACACCCCACACAAAGTAGCACCCAAAATCATCTGTTAGATCAAGACTCATGAAATTAAAACCAGGTCTTAATAGGAAATGATTTTCAGTCTCAAATACCCTAGGCAATCTTTGTCACTAATGGAGCGTTAAGTCAGTGACCAGAACCTTCACCTATAAACTGGTCTGGTCACGCTACAGTTTCTACAGAGACCAACAAAATTTCCAGTTACAGGAACAGATATTTTTCCAAATCTAGGTGGATTAAAAGTTTGGTTTGTCAACTGTAGTTTATTAACTATAACTCCTTCTTTCTTTATTACGGAAAACTCTTCATACCACCAAATTGACAAGCATGAGGCCTTTAAATTCCT encodes:
- the LOC128136229 gene encoding protein fem-1 homolog C-like, which gives rise to MDLKTAVFNAARDGKLRLLSKLLASKTREEVALLMSEKTNGATPLLMAARYGHVDLVEYLLDYCSASIEIGGSVNFDGETIEGAPPLWAASAAGHLKVVQCLLDHGASVNNTTLTNSTPLRAACFDGHLEIVKYLVEHKADLEVSNRHGHTCLMISCYKGHKEIAQYLLEKGADVNRKSVKGNTALHDCAESGSLEIMKMLLKYCAKMEKDGYGMTPLLSASVTGHTNIVDFLTQHEQTSKIECINALELLGATFVDKKRDLLGALKYWKQAMEMRYSDRTSILNKPVSQTLIMAYDYAKEVNSSEELENLIADPDEMRMQALLIRERILGPSHPDTSYYIRYRGAVCADSGNFKRCINLWKYALDMQQSNLDPLSPMTASSLLSFAELFSFMLQDRAKGLLGTTVTFDDLMGILCKSVLEIERAMKQIQCPPDPIQLNKALSIILHLICLMEKVPCSSEQEHFKKQTIYKFLKLQPRGKNNFSPLHLAVDKNTTCVGRYPICKFPSLQVTAILVECGANINVRDSDNNSPLHIAALNNHPGIMNFLIKSGSHFDATNSHKQTASDLLDEKKIAKNLIQPINHTTLQCLAARVIVNHNICYAGHIPEKLEKFVLLHR